The nucleotide window CGTCAACGACAATGCCCTCCACGACTTCATGCATCTCAGGCTTCCAGACGAGAACGTCAAAGACGGCTTCGTGGTAAGTGGCCCCATCCCCCGGGACTATTATTCCATCTCCGACCTCTTTTACTTCAAGGATTGCCAAGATAACGCCGTCGTCCCTGTCGTAGGTGCCCTCGTAAGTCTCCCTGAGGACTATCTTGGCGGCCTCCTTGGGATCCATAGTGAACATCCTCGGAGGAATCCTGACAACGTCCTTGACCGTCACGAGCTTGTACATTCCTCAACCCCCGCAAAAAGAGTGAAAGATCACTTGGCCCCAAACTTTTCCTTGTAGAGCTCGATTGCCCTTAGGATTTCCCTCTTTGCAACCTCGGCGTTCTCCCAGCCCTCGACTATTATCTCCTTGCCCTGGAGCTCCTTGTAGCGCTTGAAGAAGTGGGCTATCTCATCGAGGAATGCCTTGGGAACGTCGTCGATATCCTTCCAGTCCTTGAAGTAGGGATCCTCGACCGGAACGGCCAGGACCTTGTAATCCTTGTCGCCGCTGTCTATCATCTTGAAGAGCCCTATGGGCCTCGCCTCGACGATGGTAAGTGGGTAAACGGGCTCTCTCATGATGACCATGATATCGAATGGATCATCATCGTCATACCAAGTTCTTGGGATTATGCCATAATCCACTGGATAGAAGAACGGACTGTAGAGCACTCTATCAAGCTTTAGAAGTCCGGTCTTCTTATCGAGCTCATATTTGTTCCTGCTGCCCTTGGGTATCTCTATGAGGGCGTAAACGACCTCGGGAACGTCCGGTCCGGGCTCAAGGTCATGGAACGGGTTCATGGCTACCACCCCGGCTGCTTTTTCGAGAACTCATAAAAGTTTTCCTGCACTAAGCTGGAGGGGGAGCACTTTTAAAGTTGTCGGCCGAGCTCCTCCCACTTCCTCTTCATCAGCAGGGCATCTCCTTCTACGTTCGGGCTCTCGCTTATGACGACCCCCTTGACGCGGAATTCCTTTAAGATCCTCAACAGGTCCTCCCACCTCAGATCGCTCTCCTGCAGGTTCAAATGCCTCCTTTCTCCCTTGTCCGTGTATTCTATACCACTCATGTGGATGTGCATGTTATCGAGGGCCTCCTTCCCCAGTTCCCCCTCGATGAGGGCCAGCATCTCCCGCCACTCCTCAGGAGAGTTGCAACGACCTGTCCTAGCGTGGGCATGGGCAAAGTCTATAGCAGGAAGAACCATCTCGATGTCCTGGCTCAGCCTTATCAACTCTCTAAGGTCACCAAACTGAACTGGCTTTCCTGTGAGTTCTGGCCTTATCCAGACCTTTACACCTCTGTCTTGGAGCTCCCTGACAATATCTCGCAGAGCATCCTTAATCCTCTTGTAAACAACTTCCGGCGGCTGTTTCATGTAGTAACCTGCATGGAAGACGAGGCTCCATCCCCCCGCCTCATGAAGCCTCTCGGCACTCTGGATTATCCTAGCTTTGCTAATCTCTACCTTGGACTTCTCCATTGCATTGAGGTTTATGTAGTAGGGGGCGTGGGCCGTGAGTAGAACGTCGTTTTTTCTGGCCACATACTTTATCTTCTTAGCTAGCTCGGGTTTTATGTTTACCCCCCGCACAAACTCCAACTCCATTGCATCGAGACCAAGCTCCCTAACCCGTTCTATTCCTTTTATCGTCGAGGGCTTTGGGGTCGAGAGGGGAATGCCAGCCGTGCCGAAGCGGAGCCTCTCAGCTTTCATACCTACCACGAGAACCTTTTAGGCGCCCCTAAATTTAAACCTTTGGAGCATAAGCCTTAAATCGTCCTCCACGTAATGGACTACGGTGGTGAGGGTGATAATTATCGAGTTCTCGGTCGTCCCCCTCGGGGAGCTCAGCCTGAGCCGCTACGTTGCCGAGATCATAAAGCTTCTTAAAGAGAAGGGAGTCAAGCATCAGCTCACCCCCATGGGGACCATAATCGAAGTTTCGAGCATCGAAGAGGGGTTTAAGATAATCGCGGAGGCCCACGAGCTCATGTTCAAGCTCGGCGCCAAGAGGGTGCTCACAAACATCAAGATAGACGACAGAAGAGACAAGGAAAGGGGGATGGAAGACAAGGTTCGGTCCGTCCTCGAGAAGGTGGTTGAATGAGGGTCCTCATCCTCGCGATAGACAGGGACGACGACTTCGGAGTGAAGGCAGATGTTAGGGGGCCTGTCATCGGTAGGGATGCCTGCGTGAAGGCCGCCCTGAAGCTCAGCCTCGCCGACCCGGAGGACAGTGATGCCAACGTCCTCTATGCCGCCGTGAAGCTCTACGACGAGCTTAAGGGGAAGGGGGAGTTCGACGAGGTGGGAGTTGCCCTCATAACAGGTCATCCCGACGTCGGAGTTAAGAGCGATCTTGAGCTTGGCAGGCAGCTTGAGGAAGTTCTCAAGAAGTTTCCTGCGGACGGTGTCATAACTGTAACCGACGGCGCGGAGGACGAGCAGGTATTTCCCCTTATATCCTCCCGGGTCCCCATAATTAGCACTAGAAGGGTTGTCGTCAAGCAGAGCCCGGGTATAGAAACAACATACTACGTGATAGCGCGCTACGTTAGGGAGATACTCAGCGACCCCGAGGCATCGAAGATCCTCCTCGGAATCCCGGGCATGATAGTCCTGCTCTATGGCCTCGCTAGGCTTATCTCAATCAAGTACCCCCCGAGCGCCCAGATAGTCTCCTCAGCAGTGACAGGCTTCGTAATGCTCCTCGTCGGCGGCTATTTCTTTGCCAAGGGTTTTGGCATTAGGGTATCCCTCAGGGAGAGCATAACCAAAGGATTCATAACTTTCATTTCCGTGGTAACAGGCCTCCTCGTGATAACCGCCGGAGCGATAAACGTCTATCTTAGGCTGGAGGATATCGCCCTTGAGATGATTGGAGGGCAACCCGGTAGTGAGCTCATAGCTCTCCTGATATTCCTCAATGCCGTTAATTCGACGTTCATTCTCGGTTTGGCCATAATGGTGGGCGGAAAGATAATCCAAGGATACCTACGCAGGGATTACCACCTCTGGTACTACGTGACGGGCCTAGTGATGCTCCCAGCCTTCTGGAAAGTTGTAGACCTTATGACCAAATACTCGAATCCCCTTATCACCCTTGAAAGGATCGAAATTGTCGAGGGAATCACCGTTATAGCTCTTGATATAGGATTGAGCATTCTCTTAGGCGCTTACCTTAGGGAAAGACTCAAGAGGTGGGTGGCAGGAGAAAATGAAAGAATTCAACCAGAGCGGCGCCTCCAGTAGATGAGTATGCTCAGGACCAAGGCGAGAATGCCAGTTGCTACGGCAGTATTCCTCAGCTTCTCCTTCTCCTCGACGTTCTCCTGCACGGGCACCTCTATCGTGCCCTCAAAGATATAGACGTTGTCATCACCCTTCTCCCTGTCACCCACCGCCCTTATGCGGACCTGAATTGTATAGGTCTTGGGTATGGCGTTCTTACCGACCGTCAATGTTATCACGCCTTGGCCAGCCTGGCCCGGGTCGAGGTTACCAATGTAGTCCGTCCTCTTAACGAGGGTAAAGGGCTGGGAAGACCTCACGACGCCCTCTATGACGACGCTCTCAGCCTGCTCTCCTCCAACGTTCCTAACCGTTATGTAGACGTTAACATCCTCGCCCTGCGTAGGGGGTCTGTCAAACTTCACCTTCTCTATGACTATCCTTGGCTTCTCGGCCACTATTATCGGGAGCTCAAGCTGGAGCTTTCTCACCTCACCCGCAGGTCCCTTGTACGTGAGCTCGAGTGGGATGATGTATGTGCCCGCCTTCGCCCCATCATCCACGTTTATCCTGAAGCTTGCCCTGGCCGAATCCCCAGGCATTAGCGTTCCAATGTTTATTAACTGCTCGCTCGTCTCGCTAAGCTCGAAGGGGGGCTCAACAAGTGGTCTCAGTATTACATACCTCGCTACCCCGCTACCGATGTTCTCGACTTCGAAGGATACCTCGACGTTATCGGTCCCGGGCAGTACCCTCGAAGGCGAAGTAGAGACCTTTGACACTACAAGCATCTCTCTTCCCGTCACCTCTACGCCCACGAGCCTCTCATCACTTATTTCTCTGTCATCTGGGGCCGAGAGATACTTCAGGGACACGCGAAGTGGATACACGCCATTCTCAAGTCTCTCGTTCGCCTTGAGTGTGAACTCAACCTTCAAGCTTTCGTTAGGCCTGATGATACTCCCATACCTGACGTTGTCCTCTCCTATGGGCAGAAAAGCCTGCACGTTCTCTCTTGCAAGCTCCTCCATTATCCTGTTGAGGGCCAAGGCAAGGTTCTCGCTGAGCTCTTGACTTCCCGTTATGGGCAAGTTGGAGAGGGCCGAGAGGTCAACCTTCTGAACATCTCTTCTCACAGAGACCTCGTAGGGGACGATCCTAACCTCGAGAGCCCTTGCATCACTCTCTCCAACGTTCTTTAGCTTCATGATAATTTTGAAGGTGTCCCCCGGCTCGACCTCCTTAGGATCAATCCTAACCTCCTCAATTTCTATAAACGCCGCCCTCCTCCTGATGACGGTTACTGAGAAGGTCATCTCCTGCGTCTTCTCCTCGTTAGAGTTGCCTGAATAATACCTCAGCCTGAGCCTGAAGGTGTAGGTCCCCGTCTTCGTCGATTCAGCTACGTGAAGCCTGAAGGTGTGCTCGTATTCGCCCGCCGGGTTCACAAACTGGACAAAGAACTGGCCCGTCCCCTCAACAGGAATCACGGCGTTGTTCGAAAGCCCCTCAATCCTATCGATCACTAACTCTCCGAACACGTTCTTGGCTATATCCCTACCGGCGTTCCTCAGCCGGATGGTTAGGGAGAAATCCTCCCCGGGATGAACAATCCTAGGCCCTTTAATCTCTACAAGCTGAAAAGCGGCGTCTTCATCCCTGGCGACGGTCACTCCCGCAAAGTCGAAGAGCATCCTCCGCTCCATCTGATCGTCCTTAGTGTAGACGAAATAGACCACGGTAAGGTAGAGGGGATAAATTCCAGCCCTCGCGTTCTCGTTGACCTTGTAGCGAAAGGTCACGAC belongs to Pyrococcus yayanosii CH1 and includes:
- a CDS encoding inorganic diphosphatase — translated: MNPFHDLEPGPDVPEVVYALIEIPKGSRNKYELDKKTGLLKLDRVLYSPFFYPVDYGIIPRTWYDDDDPFDIMVIMREPVYPLTIVEARPIGLFKMIDSGDKDYKVLAVPVEDPYFKDWKDIDDVPKAFLDEIAHFFKRYKELQGKEIIVEGWENAEVAKREILRAIELYKEKFGAK
- a CDS encoding deoxyribonuclease IV, coding for MKAERLRFGTAGIPLSTPKPSTIKGIERVRELGLDAMELEFVRGVNIKPELAKKIKYVARKNDVLLTAHAPYYINLNAMEKSKVEISKARIIQSAERLHEAGGWSLVFHAGYYMKQPPEVVYKRIKDALRDIVRELQDRGVKVWIRPELTGKPVQFGDLRELIRLSQDIEMVLPAIDFAHAHARTGRCNSPEEWREMLALIEGELGKEALDNMHIHMSGIEYTDKGERRHLNLQESDLRWEDLLRILKEFRVKGVVISESPNVEGDALLMKRKWEELGRQL
- a CDS encoding MTH1187 family thiamine-binding protein, with the protein product MIIIEFSVVPLGELSLSRYVAEIIKLLKEKGVKHQLTPMGTIIEVSSIEEGFKIIAEAHELMFKLGAKRVLTNIKIDDRRDKERGMEDKVRSVLEKVVE
- a CDS encoding DUF373 family protein, with product MRVLILAIDRDDDFGVKADVRGPVIGRDACVKAALKLSLADPEDSDANVLYAAVKLYDELKGKGEFDEVGVALITGHPDVGVKSDLELGRQLEEVLKKFPADGVITVTDGAEDEQVFPLISSRVPIISTRRVVVKQSPGIETTYYVIARYVREILSDPEASKILLGIPGMIVLLYGLARLISIKYPPSAQIVSSAVTGFVMLLVGGYFFAKGFGIRVSLRESITKGFITFISVVTGLLVITAGAINVYLRLEDIALEMIGGQPGSELIALLIFLNAVNSTFILGLAIMVGGKIIQGYLRRDYHLWYYVTGLVMLPAFWKVVDLMTKYSNPLITLERIEIVEGITVIALDIGLSILLGAYLRERLKRWVAGENERIQPERRLQ
- a CDS encoding COG1361 S-layer family protein, whose translation is MKIRAALLILFLLTVPISVAGTDIALLFEGYLNKGDYVLVGPLTVVLSNVDKNYTSGEWVAFIAVLDEEGNPINLEYRVIEVPDQAKIQELLSNETFLMAMAETLGYNVSNPIEYAQFLLWLNSASPAEIYEAVVKTIEEHPELGLTVEDIMKPYPIPYLTPLRENETMEVEYKGNKLYITALLVYPNGAKLSISGPPGWRASMVQGLVISSIETPTVVRPGDVFDVKVHLKNIGARKVRYLTVILSPTPVIPESREEGAASIIPQTLSQTGLAQGALYPAHTSFQYFDFLEPGEDKVVTFRYKVNENARAGIYPLYLTVVYFVYTKDDQMERRMLFDFAGVTVARDEDAAFQLVEIKGPRIVHPGEDFSLTIRLRNAGRDIAKNVFGELVIDRIEGLSNNAVIPVEGTGQFFVQFVNPAGEYEHTFRLHVAESTKTGTYTFRLRLRYYSGNSNEEKTQEMTFSVTVIRRRAAFIEIEEVRIDPKEVEPGDTFKIIMKLKNVGESDARALEVRIVPYEVSVRRDVQKVDLSALSNLPITGSQELSENLALALNRIMEELARENVQAFLPIGEDNVRYGSIIRPNESLKVEFTLKANERLENGVYPLRVSLKYLSAPDDREISDERLVGVEVTGREMLVVSKVSTSPSRVLPGTDNVEVSFEVENIGSGVARYVILRPLVEPPFELSETSEQLINIGTLMPGDSARASFRINVDDGAKAGTYIIPLELTYKGPAGEVRKLQLELPIIVAEKPRIVIEKVKFDRPPTQGEDVNVYITVRNVGGEQAESVVIEGVVRSSQPFTLVKRTDYIGNLDPGQAGQGVITLTVGKNAIPKTYTIQVRIRAVGDREKGDDNVYIFEGTIEVPVQENVEEKEKLRNTAVATGILALVLSILIYWRRRSG